The segment cactaccgcggagtgagttctcaaTCGATCTCAACGTTATGGCTAGCTCGTCAGGAGACTCTATGTGGATACCTCAGTGTAAACATTCAACAACGCTTTCAAGAGAATTACTCACCTTCTTATCAAACTCAAAGTCGTTACTCTGAACGTAAGGCTCGGGGACGGCTACCGAGTCTCCTATGATGGTACCCTGACCCTGTGCAATGTTGTAGATATTGACAGCAAAACAGGTACCCTCTGCATCCACCATTGCAAATGTACtgcagggaaaaaaaatcaaccaaaaATTATGACACCAAGCGTTAGATTGGAAACAAAATGTTACCGCTGCAGGtctgaaactttatatttgactAGGAATATTCTCATTTCACAAAGGTTTGGAAAAGAAATGATACTTACAATGGTATTGGTTTGTCACTTCCAACGCTGCACACAACTTTTCCAAGAACCACCCTCTCTGGATTGGGTCCTGGCTTCAGTCTGGAGAGCGGGGTGACCTCCAGCTTCACAGGGTCCCCTGTTGGTGGGGTGTAGGAGCCGCCACCGTAGGGACCCAAGTCAGACTCTTTAATTGATGCTATTAATTGATGAAGGCGCTTGGCTTTGAGTTTACCctgtttgtaaaaataaaacgaACACATTAAAATTATATTGGAGAGAGTTCATAAGTTAAACAgatgttttattcatattttgttaaCCCCTAAAATACTAGGGGCTTCCTATACAGCTCTCAAATCCCTCACTGAGTGATGCCCATGGccccttaaagggacacgttgccttggatcgggcgagtcagtctttgaaaagagttcaaaactgttttgttataaaatctgAGGGTTGGAGAGATattctaaaagtagaatataatgatccacacaagtatgcctcaaaattgcatggtctTCCTTGACAATATCGTTAATTAAcatggcacgccattttgtggagtcaagtttgcaaggtatgcagagctttgttttttaagtaaaagAACTATtcatttacatagcaccatataaggtgctgtggcgcccTATGTAACCTAGACTTATCCCATGTCCTAAGGATAAGGACAAATGTTGGCTTTATATTATGTATACACAAGAACATTGaatttaactgtgaatctccagAATCATGAAGGTCATGTGAACTAATGCAGGGGTCACAGGTGATTATGTACCTAGGCTCAAcagcagatctctggcgtatCTCACAAGCTTCGAAAAGTGACGTCATCCGAATACACAGCAATagtggtcaagtgtcttgcttaaggacataaagacactagacactagaaatttgagctcaattggtcatcgaagttgcgagagaataatggaagaaaaagcgcccttgttgcacaagttgtgcgctttcagacgcttgattttgagacctcaaaatcaaattcagagggtattgaaatcaaattcaaatgttttagtgagaaataacttctttctcaaaaactacattacttcagagagagccgtttctcacaatgttttttacagctctccattacttgttaccaagtaaggttttagctaataattattttgaataattgccaatagtgtccagtgagtTTTTAAAAGTGTCAAGATCGGGTTTGAAAACCCAAATATTGTTACCTTTTGCTGAACTAATTGTGTTACTCTTTGGAGGTATGTGATGAGTTCCGATAATTTCTCCTTTGGTTCCGACGACATTGGATCCAATGACTGGGCCATCTTGTAACCATCCAACGCAGCCACATAATCTTCTTGAAACTTGAAAATCTATCAACAGATAAATGATGGAGGGGGGAAAATGATGAACTTTGCGTTTTGTAAAGACAGGCCTAGAATGCTGTTCTTTGCATataagaaactataaataaatagtaacatTTTGGTTACAACCATGTGTtaatctcttaaaggcagtgcacactattggtaattgtcaaagactagcctttacagttggtgtatctcaacatatgcataaaataacaaacctgtgaaaattttagctcaatcggtcatcgaacttgggagataataatgaaagaaaaaaacacccttgtcacacgaagttgtgtgtgtttagatggttgatttcgagacctcaagttctaaacttgaggtcttgaaatcaaattcattgaaaattacttctttctcgaaaactatggcacttcagagggagccgtttctcacagtgttttataccatcagcctctccccattacttgtcaccaagaaaggttttatgttaataattattttgagtaattaccaatagtgtccactgcctttaaacaggagCAGAGTATGAAATCGAGAccactcttttcagagccaacactcacacaaaagggttttaaacatggctgtacccgcaactttactttttatttatagggtgcgtttgtttagcttccctaggtcgaccccgGCTGCCCGGttcgttcgaatagctttgacagggCTCACCCGTGtaagcccccagtgccctgcttgtggagtgggtcacttgggggtgacctgaggtgcatgcggtcaccacgagagggcgagtgtggtcgttcgattagctcttgtcaggggctcaccctagtgagcactgcggggtcgacccagggaagctaaacgaacgaagccatagtttcttcttatttatcCACACAATGTTTCAAACAATACTGTTTTTGCAGTTGCTGCACCACTCATGTGGAACACCCTACCAACAAGTCTAAAGAGAAGTGACGTCATTGGCTGTGTTCAAACGCCTCCTCAAGAAACTTCTTTTGCCACAACCATCTTAACTTGCTCCTCTTTTTGTGTTGTGTTCTTTGCTattcgtttgattgtttttgtattagtttttgtttattttttcaccCTCCTTTTGTTAGGTGCTCTTTTCTTTATGTAGCACCTCATAAATGCTCTAGTATGATTATTATTAGATGCAAAGCAGCTTTTCTTGAGAGAGGAGAAAAATTAAGAAACAAGAAGTAGTACCAGAGAAAATATGACTGTAGGCACCTATAAAGTTGAATAACCAGGtcatggggtcgatttcacaaagagttaggactagtcttaacttaggacaagtcctaggagatatacaaattgcatggatagtcctaagttaggatgagtaactggtcctaacttgagatttgattagtcctaactctttgtgaaatccacccatggACACACAAACTATTAATTGATTACTCACTGTTGCTCTGTTGAAATACAAATCTGGATTTGATTTTTGAACTGTGTCCTTCTCCTgcaaggaaaataaataaactactgatagaccccttgcaaaaCACGCAGCGCAGTAACACTCGCTTaacttgtccgccattttgcgAGTCAAAATTGTGCACAGATGAATTGACTACCATGATGGAAATGGTAGACGCATTCTTAGGAGCTAGATGCATTCCACCTTATGCACGGGGTATATGTTAGACTTTGCAAAACTGTTGCGTCATTCCTTGTGTATAGTTGTCACAAAATACaatcacaatttattttgaaggattttagccttcgagaaagactctgctagggtcgaaacgtcaggccattaactatttttggcaTTTTATCATCGGTCCATtcggttggtaagttgtttgcaacagctaattttattttctcaaaatataatcACAGCGGGTCATAGCCTTTGAAAACTTAGATCTACAAGTCCTTCAGTTCACATCAGGCAAGATGTTCTTTCTACTTTTAGGCCATTgcacaaaatcatttaaaaaaattattaaaaagacCTCAAAAGtatattaaagcctacaccatgtgtacaagTAGGTCAGCCTTGGTACTTTATAAACTGGTCTACTTTTTACCCAAGGTACTCATAGGCCTGTTATATTTTGAttataacaaaatcaacaaaatttgtCTTCCTCCCACCCCCTCCTGCTCCATCCACAAAGTaagccagaggggtgtctgagtgtcttttggacaccatgttttaaagccattggacacttttggtaaacagtattgtccaaaggcccacactttgtgtatcacaacttatatataaaataacaaacctgtgaaaatttaggctcaatcggtcatcaaagtcgggagaaaacccacctttgtttccgcacatttttgccgtgtcatgacatgtgtttactatagtccccaattctcgttgtcgagaattgataattgttttaatggaatttaatttcatggaataatatttctagagaagtcttttaccattaccttctgtaaaccctgtaagttatttgtaaatctgtgaacttttttgtttttctgttccgaaagtgtttaatggcttttAAGGAACAActcgcttttcaaagaccaactcgtccgatcccaaggcaacgtgttcctttaaatttggacacccgttttatctgtcatttacgtAGTAAGTTAACAATTTCGGCAACCAGGTTTTAGCTTCCCGCAAAGTTGGACACCCTTTATACAAATCCGGGCTAAATAAAACCTTGCCTCCACCCTGTTGCTTACCGCTTGTGAGTAGGCACCTAGACACTGCTTGAGAATTCCTGATTTCTGGCCTCCATTGAAGAACACTGTCAGGTACGCATTGCCAGCGATGACTGGATgggaatacaaaaacaaaaactacaatcGAACGTCAAATCCGCATGCACATCAATCTATAAATATGGCCAAGAAAAAAAGACCATCCctgatacatgtatatgcagacatgcaactttctaattgcaaaaaaaaaaaaatggaaatggccGATCACACTAACTTTTgtcagtgtttttcagttttctatggcactgttttgaaaagaaaaaaaggaaatcagctgatcagctgaaaagttgtcTGCCAGttatggtgtacatgtatatggaagaggctgtgtcccccccccccccgaccccaCAAATCTTCTCATACCTAAACACACACTTTTCCACACCAGTAAAATCCTCAATAGAATTCCTGAACATGTTCAAGCTTTTCactactattttttttacagaaattcTGGAAAAACTTACCGCAgtcataatagatgttaatttaaaaaaaaaaaaaaattcacaggactcgggaaagtactaaaaaaaaaaaataaaaaaaaaattaccgcagtcaattcataatcatacttTCAAAGCC is part of the Asterias rubens chromosome 4, eAstRub1.3, whole genome shotgun sequence genome and harbors:
- the LOC117289377 gene encoding tetratricopeptide repeat protein 5-like isoform X2 → MMNAKAVQDLYDFRDHFFEKNDIERAIHKTEELGLELTKVVALLDEIQSQIKNRAEYMLQRGRALNVMPEFSSEALECLSKAVKLDPKLVEAWNQLGECYWKNKDIEAARNCFNGALNHSRNKVSLRNLSMVLRQLGKTKEERAKFIQESVEHAKEAVQLDYGDGTSWFIAGNAYLTVFFNGGQKSGILKQCLGAYSQAEKDTVQKSNPDLYFNRATIFKFQEDYVAALDGYKMAQSLDPMSSEPKEKLSELITYLQRVTQLVQQKGKLKAKRLHQLIASIKESDLGPYGGGSYTPPTGDPVKLEVTPLSRLKPGPNPERVVLGKVVCSVGSDKPIPFTFAMVDAEGTCFAVNIYNIAQGQGTIIGDSVAVPEPYVQSNDFEFDKKNIKFSSMRVDTPVALVVNAKKLGLEKQAPAEVSLYSKSE